The Pontibacter sp. SGAir0037 DNA segment GTGCCCAAGGCTGCGCACCCGGAGGCAGCGCCTTGGCAAAACAACAGCTAAATTCAAACTAAAGCTTCTGGAGTCATATTAAAAAGCGTAGCTGTTAAGATAATATCTTGTCCTTCGAGCCGCTACTTCTGCCTAATAATAAGAGGTTTTATGATTTCTCTAGAACTGCTTCTCACATTGCCAAAGCCACAACTCAACGCGCTACAGCAGCATAGTTTTTCAGATAAGCATACCGCTCTGTCAGTTTCCCTTCCTTTGCAATTGTTCCTCTTTCTAACACACCCTCTGCATCGCCATTAAACAAATGAGGAAGTACAACATCAATCAGTTGGCGGCCGAAGTCGCGGGAGGCATTGCGGGGTAGTTCACAAGGTAAGTTGTCTACAGCCATAACTGTTATATTGCTTTGCTGGCTATAAGCGGGTTCCAGTTCTCCAGTCTCCGGATTGTAATCATAGGTTGGATCGGGTATAGAGGCAGATTTCTTTGTTGTAGGTATAGAGCCACAAACATCGCAGGTAATATCTGCAATGGTGTTGATCTTGAAGTCTGGCAGTTTTATGTCTTCCTCAGAAAACAGTCTGGGAGCACGCGGGTTCCAATAAGCACAGGCCATCAGTAAATCAGTTACGCGGGCAAATTTTCGGAAGGTAGACTTGTATAGATGAGGATTCTCATAGAAATCCGGCGCATGCCATACCTCTACATCCGGGCGTGTGTTATAGTCGCCTGAGTGAAGCTGGGCATAAACAGGCTCATCAAACTGTTTATATAGATAATCGAAAACGCTTACTTTCCGGATACCCATTTTATCCAGCACTTCCATGGCTCCTCCTGCTACTCTGCCACCCCCGGTAACTGCAATTTTTATGGGAGGCAGTTTTACTTTAAAATACTCCTCCTGCATATCGTCCATATCATGGCAAAGGTATGCCGGCTTCAGGTCAAAAAGCCCCCACTTTTTACCGTAGGCTAATATACCATTGTATGCCCCCACTATACCAGCATACCTGCCAAAAGCAACAAGGCGTTGCCCTTGCCTTGTAGTAAGTGTTTCATAATCTACCAGCGTAATCTTCTTATCCAGAACCGCTCTTAATAACTTTGCATTATGAGGCTGCTCTTTTATAGTATGGGAGAAAAAGAAGTAGGTTTTACTGGGAATCAGCTGCTCTACAGGTACCTCTTTTACCCCCATCAATATATCACAGTCGCTCAGATCTTCCTGTAAAGAAATCCCTAATTCTCTGTACTCATCATCTTTATAGCATCTTACTTTGCTTGGCTGCACCACCAACTTCATGTTTTTAAACTTTTCCAAAGCTTCCACACACTTTTTAGGAGTTAAAGGCACGCGCTTATCAACCGGCACTTTTCCTTCTTTTATAATTCCAATTTTAAACTTGTGCATGAGTTGTTAGTTCTTGAATTGTTATACAAGTTTTATTGTTGAGGAGATGAGTTTGAAATAGCTCTGTAAGTTTGTGTTACATATACTAACAGTTTAAATGAGGCTAAAGGAAACTGCATGTAACACTATTTGTTTTTTATGCTTCAATATAATAAATAATTACTAGTACTTTTGCAGAAAATTCGGCACTACTTGGTACGGATCTTCTAGAGAAAAAAACTGAACTAATTCCTAATACACATTCATCATCTATGATATTTAAAACCAAACCTGCTGATGTATTTAAGGAGCGCCACAACGGCCCCGACAAGGAACAGATGCAGGACATGCTCCGCACTATCGGAGTTGAATCTTTAGACCAGCTGATTGAGGAAACTGTTCCGTCGGCTATCCGCCTGAAGAAGCCGCTTAACCTGCCTAAAGCACTAACAGAAACTCAGTTTCTAAACAAGTTTGCAGGCATAGCAAAGCAAAACAAACTATACAAATCATATATCGGCCTTGGCTACCACGATACCATTCTGCCAGCCGTTATCCAGCGCAACATTCTGGAGAACCCGGGCTGGTATACTGCTTATACGCCTTATCAGGCTGAAATTGCGCAAGGCCGTTTAGAGGCACTGATCAATTATCAGACGATGGTAATGGAGCTGACAGGAATGGAAATTGCCAACGCTTCTTTGCTGGATGAAGCCACTGCTGCTGCTGAAGCAATGACCATGCTGCATGCACAACGCAAAGGCTCCCGCAAAAATGCGAACCGTTTCTTTGTATCGGAGCAGGTACTGCCACAAACTGTAGATGTACTTTATACCCGCGCTACGCCACTCGGCATTGAGCTGGTAATCGGCGACCACCGCACAACAGACCTCAACGACACTACTTTATATGGTGCTTTACTGCAGTATCCGGCTGCCGATGGCGAAGTTTTTGACTATACTGATTTTATAAAGCAGGCACATGAGCAGGAAATACTGGTAGCTGTTGCCGCTGATCTACTTTCCTTAACGCTACTAACACCTCCGGGAGAAATGGGTGCCGATGTAGTGGTTGGATCTACCCAGCGTTTCGGTGTGCCAATGGGTTTTGGTGGTCCGCATGCAGGATACTTTGCTACAAAAGATGCCTTTAAACGTGTAATTCCTGGCCGTATTATCGGCATTTCGATTGATGCCCAAGGCAAACGCGCTTACCGCATGGCCCTGCAGACACGTGAACAGCACATCCGTCGCGAGAAAGCTACTTCCAATATTTGTACTGCCCAGGTACTACTGGCTGTTATTGCTGGTATGTATGCGGTTTACCACGGCCCGCGCCGCCTGCGCTACATTGGCTTAAACATACATGCGCTCGCACAGCAATTAACCAATGGCTTAAAAGCCTTGGGTTTTGAGCAGCAGAACGAGCAGTATTTCGATACTATAAGAGTAGCGGTAGAAAGCGCTGAGTTAAAAGCTGCCATCCGTACAGAGGCAGAAGCAGCAGGCATCAACTTCCGTTATTTTGAAAGCAATCACATTGGTGTTTCGCTTCACCAGAATACCGACCTGCAGGATGTGAAAAACATCTTGGCCGTGTTTGCAAAAGTGGCTGGAAAATCTGCTGATGTGCTGGCTATAGATGAGCTACCAAACGAAACAGAAATAACCTGGTCCGACAGCCTGATTCGTAAGAGCGAATACCTGCAGCAGGAGGTGTTTAACAAGCACCACTCCGAGCACGAGATCCTGCGCTACATGAAGTACCTGGAGAACAAAGATATTTCATTGGTTCACTCGATGATTTCGCTTGGCTCTTGTACCATGAAGCTGAACGCAACAGCCGAAATGATTCCGGTTACCTGGCCTGAGATTGGTGGCTTACACCCATTTGCTCCAGCTGACCAAACGAAAGGTTATCAGCAGATATTCGCCGATCTGGAAGCCTGGTTGTGCGAAGTAACTGGTTTTGATGCCATGTCGCTGCAGCCAAATTCTGGTGCGCAGGGCGAGTATGCGGGCCTGATGGTGATTCGCGCTTACCATGAATCGCGTGGCGATCATCACCGCACTGTTTCCCTAATTCCTTCTTCTGCCCACGGTACAAACCCTGCTTCTGCTGTAATGGCAGGCATGAAAGTGGTGATCGTGAAGTGCGACGAAAGAGGCAACATCGATGTAGCCGATCTTCGTGCGAAAGCAGAGCAGTATAAAAATGAGCTTTCCTGCTTGATGGTAACTTACCCGTCTACACACGGTGTATATGAGGAAAGCATCATCGAGATCTGCCAGATCATCCACGAAAATGGAGGCAGAGTATACATGGACGGTGCCAACATGAATGCACAGGTTGGCCTGACTTCTCCAGCCAACATCGGGGCTGATGTGTGCCACCTGAACCTGCACAAGACTTTCTGCATCCCTCACGGTGGTGGTGGTCCTGGCATGGGCCCGATCGGTGTTGTAAAAGATCTGGCTCCTTTCCTGCCTGGCCACGCGGTGGTAAAAACAGGTGGTGCGCAGGCGATACCTGCTGTTTCTGCAGCTCCTTGGGGCTCTGCCTCTATTCTGCCTATTTCGTATGCTTACATTGCCATGATGGGTGGCGAAGGTTTAACTGAAGCAACAAAAGTAGCTATTCTGAATGCTAATTACATGAAGGCCCGCTTAGAGAAGCATTACCC contains these protein-coding regions:
- a CDS encoding NAD(P)-dependent oxidoreductase, with the protein product MHKFKIGIIKEGKVPVDKRVPLTPKKCVEALEKFKNMKLVVQPSKVRCYKDDEYRELGISLQEDLSDCDILMGVKEVPVEQLIPSKTYFFFSHTIKEQPHNAKLLRAVLDKKITLVDYETLTTRQGQRLVAFGRYAGIVGAYNGILAYGKKWGLFDLKPAYLCHDMDDMQEEYFKVKLPPIKIAVTGGGRVAGGAMEVLDKMGIRKVSVFDYLYKQFDEPVYAQLHSGDYNTRPDVEVWHAPDFYENPHLYKSTFRKFARVTDLLMACAYWNPRAPRLFSEEDIKLPDFKINTIADITCDVCGSIPTTKKSASIPDPTYDYNPETGELEPAYSQQSNITVMAVDNLPCELPRNASRDFGRQLIDVVLPHLFNGDAEGVLERGTIAKEGKLTERYAYLKNYAAVAR
- the gcvP gene encoding aminomethyl-transferring glycine dehydrogenase, which codes for MIFKTKPADVFKERHNGPDKEQMQDMLRTIGVESLDQLIEETVPSAIRLKKPLNLPKALTETQFLNKFAGIAKQNKLYKSYIGLGYHDTILPAVIQRNILENPGWYTAYTPYQAEIAQGRLEALINYQTMVMELTGMEIANASLLDEATAAAEAMTMLHAQRKGSRKNANRFFVSEQVLPQTVDVLYTRATPLGIELVIGDHRTTDLNDTTLYGALLQYPAADGEVFDYTDFIKQAHEQEILVAVAADLLSLTLLTPPGEMGADVVVGSTQRFGVPMGFGGPHAGYFATKDAFKRVIPGRIIGISIDAQGKRAYRMALQTREQHIRREKATSNICTAQVLLAVIAGMYAVYHGPRRLRYIGLNIHALAQQLTNGLKALGFEQQNEQYFDTIRVAVESAELKAAIRTEAEAAGINFRYFESNHIGVSLHQNTDLQDVKNILAVFAKVAGKSADVLAIDELPNETEITWSDSLIRKSEYLQQEVFNKHHSEHEILRYMKYLENKDISLVHSMISLGSCTMKLNATAEMIPVTWPEIGGLHPFAPADQTKGYQQIFADLEAWLCEVTGFDAMSLQPNSGAQGEYAGLMVIRAYHESRGDHHRTVSLIPSSAHGTNPASAVMAGMKVVIVKCDERGNIDVADLRAKAEQYKNELSCLMVTYPSTHGVYEESIIEICQIIHENGGRVYMDGANMNAQVGLTSPANIGADVCHLNLHKTFCIPHGGGGPGMGPIGVVKDLAPFLPGHAVVKTGGAQAIPAVSAAPWGSASILPISYAYIAMMGGEGLTEATKVAILNANYMKARLEKHYPVLYIGKNGRCAHEMILDCRSFKKAGVEVEDIAKRLMDYGYHAPTVSFPVAGTLMVEPTESEAQEELDKFIEAMISIREEIREIEDGKADQKNNVLKHAPHTQEVVLVENWDRPYSREKAVFPAPYLRENKMWPTVSRIDSAYGDRNLVCSCAPTESYNEQDKEMVAVG